One region of Hoeflea sp. 108 genomic DNA includes:
- a CDS encoding peptidylprolyl isomerase has translation MLETMRSAAGTWVAKLLLLLLVVSFAIWGISGRMLHEFGGDKVITAGGTSVSAVEYRLAYDRQLNVMSQQFGQRLTAEQAKALGIENQVVAQLVAGAVLDEQARKLGLGLSKDRLAQLTWDDPTFKGPDGQFDRRAFEYILRQIGMRPEDYLKNRGQVAVRQQIVEAVSDGMKAPDTFLRAVALYRGEDRTVDYLTLPKSLVEPIAPPAADALKTWFEENKKNYAAPEFRKLSYVKLEPEDIMDLGSVTDEQVRQDYDKNKSHFTTPETRKIDQLVFASADAAKAASDAIKGGTAFDKMVADQGKTAADVALGTVTKDVIADKAVAEAAFALQANQVSDVIQGAFGPVLVRVSEVTPETTKPLDEVKDQIRKDLALAEANRILLDVHDSYEDARAGGDSMQSAADKLKLKVNTIEAIDRAGQRPDGTVVSTLPDSRNLIQAVFEAEAGIDNQPLNIGTNGFVFFEVNGITPARDRTLDEVHDKVVADWTAAETTKRLKDKADELAKRLKDGTDLATIASELNLEKQTKRGLKREADDADFGREGAAAMFEMGQGGTGVVPSPTGDGQILFKIVEVFEPAGADASTVPADAQKSFATGMSDDLLDQLVQQLQAEYGATVNQQALARASTAPAR, from the coding sequence CCTACGACCGCCAGCTCAATGTCATGTCGCAGCAGTTCGGCCAGCGCCTGACTGCCGAACAGGCCAAGGCGCTCGGCATCGAGAACCAGGTCGTGGCGCAGCTCGTTGCAGGTGCGGTGCTCGATGAGCAGGCGCGCAAGCTCGGCCTCGGCCTGTCCAAGGACCGCCTGGCACAGCTGACCTGGGACGATCCGACCTTCAAGGGTCCCGATGGCCAGTTCGACCGCCGTGCATTCGAATACATCCTGCGCCAGATCGGCATGCGCCCCGAGGACTATCTTAAGAACCGCGGCCAGGTCGCCGTGCGCCAGCAGATCGTCGAGGCCGTTTCCGACGGCATGAAGGCGCCCGACACCTTCCTGCGAGCAGTAGCCCTTTATCGCGGCGAAGACCGCACCGTCGATTACCTCACCCTGCCGAAGTCGCTGGTCGAGCCAATCGCCCCTCCGGCTGCCGACGCGCTCAAGACCTGGTTTGAGGAAAACAAGAAGAACTACGCGGCACCCGAGTTCCGCAAGCTGAGCTATGTCAAGCTTGAGCCCGAGGACATCATGGACCTCGGCTCGGTGACCGACGAGCAGGTTCGCCAGGACTACGACAAGAACAAGTCGCACTTCACCACGCCAGAGACGCGCAAGATCGACCAACTGGTCTTCGCCAGCGCCGATGCGGCCAAGGCAGCGTCGGACGCGATCAAGGGCGGCACGGCATTCGACAAGATGGTCGCCGACCAGGGCAAGACCGCAGCAGACGTCGCGCTCGGCACCGTCACCAAGGACGTTATCGCCGACAAGGCGGTTGCTGAAGCCGCTTTCGCGCTGCAGGCCAACCAGGTCAGCGACGTCATTCAGGGCGCCTTCGGACCGGTGCTGGTCCGCGTCAGTGAAGTGACACCCGAGACAACCAAGCCTCTGGATGAGGTCAAGGACCAGATCCGCAAGGACCTGGCCCTGGCGGAAGCCAATCGCATCCTGCTCGACGTGCACGATTCCTACGAAGACGCGCGCGCTGGAGGCGATTCCATGCAGTCGGCTGCCGACAAGCTGAAGCTCAAGGTCAACACCATCGAAGCGATCGACCGCGCCGGTCAGCGCCCTGACGGCACCGTCGTCAGCACCCTGCCGGACTCACGCAACCTGATCCAGGCCGTCTTCGAGGCGGAAGCCGGCATCGACAACCAGCCGCTCAACATCGGCACCAACGGCTTCGTGTTCTTCGAGGTCAACGGCATCACGCCTGCCCGTGATCGTACGCTCGACGAGGTCCACGACAAGGTTGTGGCCGACTGGACTGCCGCCGAGACGACAAAGCGCCTCAAGGACAAGGCCGACGAGCTGGCAAAGCGCCTCAAGGACGGTACCGACCTCGCCACCATCGCCTCCGAGCTCAATCTCGAGAAGCAGACCAAGCGCGGCTTGAAGCGCGAGGCCGATGACGCCGACTTCGGTCGCGAAGGTGCTGCCGCCATGTTCGAGATGGGCCAGGGCGGCACCGGCGTCGTGCCCTCGCCGACCGGCGACGGCCAGATCCTGTTCAAGATCGTCGAGGTGTTTGAGCCGGCCGGCGCCGATGCCAGCACGGTTCCGGCAGACGCGCAGAAGTCCTTCGCCACCGGCATGTCGGACGACCTGCTCGATCAGTTGGTGCAGCAACTGCAGGCCGAATACGGTGCAACCGTCAACCAGCAGGCCCTGGCCCGGGCAAGCACGGCACCGGCAAGATGA